One stretch of Labrus bergylta chromosome 24, fLabBer1.1, whole genome shotgun sequence DNA includes these proteins:
- the trak2 gene encoding trafficking kinesin-binding protein 2 isoform X3, which translates to MPVLNIHNEEVYDDFAMEAYFALEPSSYPHPGSQSLSKVLSGDRVEQMTKTYNDVEVVTHLLAERDRDLELAARIGQSLLQRNHLLQERNEALEEQLAQTLDQVHQVQHELSKKDELLRMVSSATEESETDSSASTPLRQPPLPGATTATAALSQLESLHGKLQDLEEENLMLRSEACQLKRDTICFEEKEQQLVSDCVKELRESNGQMVSLTEELSQKNEELLRHQEEIAQLLSQIVELQHRVKELALEKEELRIHLQASKDAQRQLTAELDELADRNAECLEMLHESQEEIRELRNKNNPSAGMRRHLSYGLSSYPMDSLAAEIEGTMRRELSVEEESTFKDQRVSQKRVFQTVRSINASASTSRPPSATPPIPGSGQSSLVMTAQPFLSSQREEVRLGQPGCPGGNDLTKALHRLSLRRQNFLCERQFFQAEREKKLHALAGAEADGGEGSGYSSPMGSVHSSFSNLSELSFGSCIFKTFLPEKLQIVKPMEGSLTLHHWQQLAKPHLATILDPHPGVVTKGFCPLAQDAVYRLSDMEEDEEDEDEELGRISDVEKGAAERGKEDEDEEEEEGGITFKVHCSSTPEERRDRKQPVSPLPGLPVSPTLTTSPQTHASSPSTRSDLTPASCPITEKSSQSAQPIPVACTAVVQSQIITSTSTTTSSSVQHPGKCQSSTFSTYTFTTCRILHPSDVTQVTTSSQSSIMANTPSSMRTGPSTPVTPCRLSLGDSFPPRRAPAAPCGLAKLVLERGISAQISTDTPPPSPKPTARQPLFRLLPSTPPNSPSHSPTPSPVPTESRQHSADNFLASRPAELFLQDVYGLNLGRAPHPDLPSPNQEIPAHAPPPKPGRARPDPGNVGLVERLRRLGFTKVLQGAESDASVPRQDSSTFVSASGGSLLDGLRRNQSLPAMIGARAGKSASIPTPPPHPTTLALPPPSWGNLKERRRHLGSLSHASSSSAKR; encoded by the exons ATGCCGGTTTTAAACATCCACAATGAGGAGGTTTACGACGACTTCGCTATGGAAG cgTATTTCGCTTTGGAGCCATCCTCTTATCCCCACCCCGGCTCTCAGAGCCTCTCCAAAG TTCTTAGCGGGGACCGCGTGGAGCAGATGACCAAGACGTACAATGACGTTGAAGTGGTCACACACCTTTTGGCTGAG CGGGACAGAGACTTGGAACTGGCAGCTAGGATTGGTCAGTCCTTGCTGCAAAGGAACCACCTGCTGCAGGAACGCAACGAGGCCTTAGAGGAACAGCTGGCACAAACCCTGGACCAG GTTCATCAGGTGCAGCATGAGCTCAGTAAGAAGGACGAGTTACTGCGGATGGTGTCCAGCGCCACGGAGGAGAGCGAGACCGACTCCAGTGCCTCCACGCCCCTGCGGCAGCCTCCGCTGCCAGGGGCAACCACCGCCACCGCAGCACTCAGCCAGCTGGAGTCTCTGCACGGCAagttgcaggatctggaggaggagaaccTGATGTTGAGGTCTGAG GCATGTCAACTCAAGAGAGACACCATCTGCTTTGAAGAGAAGGAGCAGCAGCTCGTAAGCGACTGTGTCAAGGAGCTCC gtgagTCCAACGGCCAGATGGTTTCTCTGACGGAAGAATTGTCTCAGAAGAACGAGGAGCTGCTCAGACACCAGGAGGAAATCGCTCAGCTGCTCTCCCAGATAGTAGAGCTGCAACACAGAGTGAAAGAG CTGGCTCTGGagaaggaggagctgaggatccACCTACAGGCCTCCAAAGATGCTCAGAGACAGCTCACAGCAGAG CTGGACGAGTTGGCCGACAGGAATGCCGAGTGTTTGGAGATGCTCCATGAATCGCAGGAGGAGATCAGAGAGCTGCGCAATAAAAACAATCCCTCTGCCGGCATGCGGAGGCACCTCTCCTACGGCCTCTCCTCCTACCCCAtg GACTCCTTAGCTGCAGAGATCGAGGGCACCATGAGAAGAGAGCTGAGTGTTGAGGAGGAGAGCACCTTTAAGGACCAAAG AGTATCTCAGAAACGAGTTTTCCAAACAGTCCGCTCCATCAACGCCTCGGCCTCAACATCACGTCCACCTTCAGCCACGCCTCCTATACCGGGCTCTGGTCAAAGCTCTCTGGTGATGACCGCCCAGCCTTTCCTGTCCAGTCAGAG GGAGGAGGTGCGACTAGGGCAGCCGGGCTGTCCAGGTGGGAACGACCTCACCAAAGCGCTGCATCGCCTGTCCCTGCGGCGGCAGAACTTCCTGTGCGAGCGTCAGTTTTTCCAGGCGGAGCGCGAGAAGAAGCTGCATGCGCTGGCGGGAGCGGAGGCGGACGGCGGAGAGGGCAGCGGTTACAGCTCGCCGATGGGCAGCGTGCACTCCTCGTTCTCCAACCTGTCCGAGCTCTCGTTCGGCTCCTGCATTTTCAAAACCTTCCTGCCCGAGAAGCTTCAGATCGTCAAACCCATGGAAG GTTCACTGACGCTTCATCACTGGCAGCAGCTAGCCAAACCACACCTTGCCACCATCTTGGACCCCCACCCTGGAGTGGTGACCAAGGGTTTCTGCCCATTGGCTCAGGATGCAGTCTACCGCCTGTCTGACatggaggaggacgaggaggatgaggacgaggagctcGGAAGGATCAGCGATGTGGAGAAGGGGGCGGCCGAGCGGGGAAAGGaagatgaggacgaggaggaggaggaaggcggGATCACCTTTAAGGTGCACTGTTCTTCAACGccggaggagaggagagacaggaagcagcCGGTGTCACCTCTACCCGGCCTGCCTGTCTCCCCAACCCTGACGACATCACCTCAAACACATGCCTCTTCCCCCTCCACCAGATCAGACCTCACCCCTGCATCCTGTCCTATAACTGAGAAATCCAGCCAATCAGCTCAGCCCATTCCAGTAGCCTGCACAGCTGTGGTCCAATCACAAATTATCACCTCAACATCTACAACAACATCTTCCTCTG TCCAACATCCAGGGAAGTGTCAGAGCTCCACCTTCTCCACCTACACCTTTACAACCTGTCGCATCCTGCACCCTAGTGATGTCACACAAGTCACCACCAG ttCTCAGTCGTCCATCATGGCCAACACACCCAGCTCCATGAGAACAGGTCCCAGCACCCCTGTGACGCCTTGCAGACTGAGCCTGGGTGACTCCTTCCCCCCTCGTCGCGCTCCTGCCGCCCCATGCGGCCTGGCCAAGCTGGTCCTGGAGAGAGGCATTTCTGCACAGATCTCCACCGACactcctcctccatcccccaAACCCACAGCGCGGCAGCCTCTCTTCCGCCTCCTCCCGAGCACGCCCCCTAACTCGCCTTCCCACTCACCCACTCCCTCCCCGGTGCCCACAGAGTCCCGCCAGCACTCAGCAGATAACTTCTTAGCCTCACGGCCCGCTGAACTTTTCCTCCAGGATGTTTACGGATTAAATCTTGGTCGCGCTCCACACCCTGACCTACCGAGCCCGAACCAGGAAATCCCAGCCCATGCCCCGCCCCCTAAGCCAGGCCGAGCGAGGCCTGACCCAGGCAATGTCGGCCTTGTGGAGAGGCTGCGACGACTCGGCTTCACCAAGGTTCTCCAGGGCGCGGAGTCGGACGCTTCAGTGCCTCGACAGGATTCTTCAACTTTTGTGTCAGCGAGCGGGGGAAGTCTATTGGACGGCCTGAGGCGCAACCAAAGCCTCCCTGCCATGATTGGCGCCCGAGCGGGGAAGTCGGCCAGTATCCCAACACCTCCTCCTCACCCCACAACTCTGGCCCTGCCTCCACCGTCCTGGGGGAACCTCAAAGAACGCCGACGGCACCTTGGTTCCCTCTCACATGCCTCGTCCAGTTCGGCGAAACGCTGA
- the trak2 gene encoding trafficking kinesin-binding protein 2 isoform X4, translating into MPVLNIHNEEVYDDFAMEVLSGDRVEQMTKTYNDVEVVTHLLAERDRDLELAARIGQSLLQRNHLLQERNEALEEQLAQTLDQVHQVQHELSKKDELLRMVSSATEESETDSSASTPLRQPPLPGATTATAALSQLESLHGKLQDLEEENLMLRSEACQLKRDTICFEEKEQQLVSDCVKELRESNGQMVSLTEELSQKNEELLRHQEEIAQLLSQIVELQHRVKELALEKEELRIHLQASKDAQRQLTAELDELADRNAECLEMLHESQEEIRELRNKNNPSAGMRRHLSYGLSSYPMDSLAAEIEGTMRRELSVEEESTFKDQRVSQKRVFQTVRSINASASTSRPPSATPPIPGSGQSSLVMTAQPFLSSQREEVRLGQPGCPGGNDLTKALHRLSLRRQNFLCERQFFQAEREKKLHALAGAEADGGEGSGYSSPMGSVHSSFSNLSELSFGSCIFKTFLPEKLQIVKPMEGSLTLHHWQQLAKPHLATILDPHPGVVTKGFCPLAQDAVYRLSDMEEDEEDEDEELGRISDVEKGAAERGKEDEDEEEEEGGITFKVHCSSTPEERRDRKQPVSPLPGLPVSPTLTTSPQTHASSPSTRSDLTPASCPITEKSSQSAQPIPVACTAVVQSQIITSTSTTTSSSVQHPGKCQSSTFSTYTFTTCRILHPSDVTQVTTSSQSSIMANTPSSMRTGPSTPVTPCRLSLGDSFPPRRAPAAPCGLAKLVLERGISAQISTDTPPPSPKPTARQPLFRLLPSTPPNSPSHSPTPSPVPTESRQHSADNFLASRPAELFLQDVYGLNLGRAPHPDLPSPNQEIPAHAPPPKPGRARPDPGNVGLVERLRRLGFTKVLQGAESDASVPRQDSSTFVSASGGSLLDGLRRNQSLPAMIGARAGKSASIPTPPPHPTTLALPPPSWGNLKERRRHLGSLSHASSSSAKR; encoded by the exons ATGCCGGTTTTAAACATCCACAATGAGGAGGTTTACGACGACTTCGCTATGGAAG TTCTTAGCGGGGACCGCGTGGAGCAGATGACCAAGACGTACAATGACGTTGAAGTGGTCACACACCTTTTGGCTGAG CGGGACAGAGACTTGGAACTGGCAGCTAGGATTGGTCAGTCCTTGCTGCAAAGGAACCACCTGCTGCAGGAACGCAACGAGGCCTTAGAGGAACAGCTGGCACAAACCCTGGACCAG GTTCATCAGGTGCAGCATGAGCTCAGTAAGAAGGACGAGTTACTGCGGATGGTGTCCAGCGCCACGGAGGAGAGCGAGACCGACTCCAGTGCCTCCACGCCCCTGCGGCAGCCTCCGCTGCCAGGGGCAACCACCGCCACCGCAGCACTCAGCCAGCTGGAGTCTCTGCACGGCAagttgcaggatctggaggaggagaaccTGATGTTGAGGTCTGAG GCATGTCAACTCAAGAGAGACACCATCTGCTTTGAAGAGAAGGAGCAGCAGCTCGTAAGCGACTGTGTCAAGGAGCTCC gtgagTCCAACGGCCAGATGGTTTCTCTGACGGAAGAATTGTCTCAGAAGAACGAGGAGCTGCTCAGACACCAGGAGGAAATCGCTCAGCTGCTCTCCCAGATAGTAGAGCTGCAACACAGAGTGAAAGAG CTGGCTCTGGagaaggaggagctgaggatccACCTACAGGCCTCCAAAGATGCTCAGAGACAGCTCACAGCAGAG CTGGACGAGTTGGCCGACAGGAATGCCGAGTGTTTGGAGATGCTCCATGAATCGCAGGAGGAGATCAGAGAGCTGCGCAATAAAAACAATCCCTCTGCCGGCATGCGGAGGCACCTCTCCTACGGCCTCTCCTCCTACCCCAtg GACTCCTTAGCTGCAGAGATCGAGGGCACCATGAGAAGAGAGCTGAGTGTTGAGGAGGAGAGCACCTTTAAGGACCAAAG AGTATCTCAGAAACGAGTTTTCCAAACAGTCCGCTCCATCAACGCCTCGGCCTCAACATCACGTCCACCTTCAGCCACGCCTCCTATACCGGGCTCTGGTCAAAGCTCTCTGGTGATGACCGCCCAGCCTTTCCTGTCCAGTCAGAG GGAGGAGGTGCGACTAGGGCAGCCGGGCTGTCCAGGTGGGAACGACCTCACCAAAGCGCTGCATCGCCTGTCCCTGCGGCGGCAGAACTTCCTGTGCGAGCGTCAGTTTTTCCAGGCGGAGCGCGAGAAGAAGCTGCATGCGCTGGCGGGAGCGGAGGCGGACGGCGGAGAGGGCAGCGGTTACAGCTCGCCGATGGGCAGCGTGCACTCCTCGTTCTCCAACCTGTCCGAGCTCTCGTTCGGCTCCTGCATTTTCAAAACCTTCCTGCCCGAGAAGCTTCAGATCGTCAAACCCATGGAAG GTTCACTGACGCTTCATCACTGGCAGCAGCTAGCCAAACCACACCTTGCCACCATCTTGGACCCCCACCCTGGAGTGGTGACCAAGGGTTTCTGCCCATTGGCTCAGGATGCAGTCTACCGCCTGTCTGACatggaggaggacgaggaggatgaggacgaggagctcGGAAGGATCAGCGATGTGGAGAAGGGGGCGGCCGAGCGGGGAAAGGaagatgaggacgaggaggaggaggaaggcggGATCACCTTTAAGGTGCACTGTTCTTCAACGccggaggagaggagagacaggaagcagcCGGTGTCACCTCTACCCGGCCTGCCTGTCTCCCCAACCCTGACGACATCACCTCAAACACATGCCTCTTCCCCCTCCACCAGATCAGACCTCACCCCTGCATCCTGTCCTATAACTGAGAAATCCAGCCAATCAGCTCAGCCCATTCCAGTAGCCTGCACAGCTGTGGTCCAATCACAAATTATCACCTCAACATCTACAACAACATCTTCCTCTG TCCAACATCCAGGGAAGTGTCAGAGCTCCACCTTCTCCACCTACACCTTTACAACCTGTCGCATCCTGCACCCTAGTGATGTCACACAAGTCACCACCAG ttCTCAGTCGTCCATCATGGCCAACACACCCAGCTCCATGAGAACAGGTCCCAGCACCCCTGTGACGCCTTGCAGACTGAGCCTGGGTGACTCCTTCCCCCCTCGTCGCGCTCCTGCCGCCCCATGCGGCCTGGCCAAGCTGGTCCTGGAGAGAGGCATTTCTGCACAGATCTCCACCGACactcctcctccatcccccaAACCCACAGCGCGGCAGCCTCTCTTCCGCCTCCTCCCGAGCACGCCCCCTAACTCGCCTTCCCACTCACCCACTCCCTCCCCGGTGCCCACAGAGTCCCGCCAGCACTCAGCAGATAACTTCTTAGCCTCACGGCCCGCTGAACTTTTCCTCCAGGATGTTTACGGATTAAATCTTGGTCGCGCTCCACACCCTGACCTACCGAGCCCGAACCAGGAAATCCCAGCCCATGCCCCGCCCCCTAAGCCAGGCCGAGCGAGGCCTGACCCAGGCAATGTCGGCCTTGTGGAGAGGCTGCGACGACTCGGCTTCACCAAGGTTCTCCAGGGCGCGGAGTCGGACGCTTCAGTGCCTCGACAGGATTCTTCAACTTTTGTGTCAGCGAGCGGGGGAAGTCTATTGGACGGCCTGAGGCGCAACCAAAGCCTCCCTGCCATGATTGGCGCCCGAGCGGGGAAGTCGGCCAGTATCCCAACACCTCCTCCTCACCCCACAACTCTGGCCCTGCCTCCACCGTCCTGGGGGAACCTCAAAGAACGCCGACGGCACCTTGGTTCCCTCTCACATGCCTCGTCCAGTTCGGCGAAACGCTGA